A part of Sinorhizobium chiapasense genomic DNA contains:
- the deoA gene encoding thymidine phosphorylase, with product MTMLPQEVIRRKRNGDQLEAAEIAGFVKGIADGSISEGQVAAFAMAVWFSGMSRDECVALTLAMRDSGDTLDWSALGRAIVDKHSTGGVGDNVSLMLAPIVAACGAAVPMISGRGLGHTGGTLDKLESIPGYNIQPAAALFRNVVDEVGCAIIGQTANLAPADKRLYAVRDVTATVDSVPLITASILSKKLAAGLQSLVLDVKLGNGSFLTDADETEILARSLVDVANGAGVRTSALITDMNEPLADAAGNALEIDNCLAYLRGEKKGTRLDAVVMAFAAEMLVAAGPAADRKQGETMARHALESGAAMERFGRMVHLLGGPADFVDRPQTYLRKAPVVVAVEASRDGYLGACETRELGMAVIALGGGRTRPDDRIDHSVGLSGLRPLGTKVAKGEPIAFVHAADRETAEAVRNAVAALYTIADQKPDPRPIVVARIT from the coding sequence CTGACTATGCTCCCACAGGAAGTGATCCGACGGAAGAGGAACGGCGACCAGCTTGAAGCGGCCGAGATCGCCGGCTTCGTCAAAGGCATCGCCGATGGCTCCATTTCGGAAGGCCAGGTCGCCGCCTTCGCCATGGCCGTGTGGTTTTCCGGCATGAGCCGGGACGAATGCGTGGCCCTGACGCTGGCCATGCGCGATTCCGGTGACACGCTCGACTGGAGCGCTCTCGGTCGGGCGATCGTCGACAAGCATTCGACCGGCGGCGTCGGCGACAATGTCTCGCTGATGCTGGCGCCGATCGTTGCCGCCTGTGGTGCCGCGGTGCCGATGATATCCGGCAGAGGCCTCGGTCACACCGGCGGCACGCTGGACAAGCTCGAATCGATTCCGGGTTACAACATCCAGCCCGCCGCGGCCCTTTTTCGAAACGTGGTCGACGAGGTCGGTTGTGCGATCATCGGCCAGACGGCAAACCTCGCGCCGGCAGACAAGCGCCTCTACGCCGTCCGTGACGTGACGGCGACGGTCGATTCGGTGCCGCTGATCACCGCTTCCATTCTCTCGAAGAAACTTGCCGCGGGACTCCAGTCGCTCGTGCTCGACGTCAAGCTCGGCAACGGCTCTTTCCTGACCGATGCCGACGAGACGGAGATCCTCGCGCGCTCGCTCGTCGATGTTGCGAACGGTGCTGGTGTCCGCACGTCCGCCTTGATTACAGACATGAACGAGCCGCTCGCGGACGCGGCCGGAAATGCGCTCGAGATCGACAACTGCCTTGCTTATCTGCGCGGTGAGAAGAAAGGCACGCGCCTTGACGCGGTGGTCATGGCCTTTGCAGCGGAAATGCTCGTCGCCGCCGGTCCGGCGGCCGATCGAAAGCAAGGGGAAACGATGGCGCGCCACGCGCTTGAAAGCGGCGCCGCAATGGAGCGCTTCGGCCGCATGGTCCATCTGCTCGGTGGGCCGGCGGACTTTGTCGACCGGCCGCAGACCTATTTGAGAAAGGCACCGGTCGTGGTGGCCGTGGAAGCGAGCCGAGACGGCTATCTCGGAGCCTGCGAGACGCGCGAACTGGGCATGGCCGTTATTGCGCTTGGCGGCGGGCGGACCCGTCCCGACGACCGGATCGACCACAGCGTCGGCCTCTCGGGCCTGCGCCCGCTTGGAACGAAAGTAGCGAAGGGCGAGCCGATCGCATTCGTTCATGCGGCTGATCGGGAGACGGCCGAAGCCGTACGCAACGCAGTTGCGGCGCTTTACACGATCGCGGACCAAAAGCCGGATCCGCGCCCGATCGTTGTCGCCCGCATCACCTGA
- a CDS encoding retropepsin-like aspartic protease family protein, with translation MITRLLAFAGGLALVALVVPDLASTYLERRDQAAQDAPRTAPIAAAKYASGKGVVLEADPAGHFFGTFRINGRAERGLVDTGASTIAINTSAARRFGVSVGSLAFSARAQTANGIVEAAYVRLDRVEIGGITLKDVDAMVLPDKALSGMLVGMSFLSRLSSYRVENGALHLVR, from the coding sequence ATGATTACACGTCTACTTGCCTTTGCCGGCGGCCTCGCCCTTGTTGCATTGGTCGTTCCCGACCTTGCGTCCACCTATCTCGAACGACGGGACCAGGCGGCGCAAGACGCTCCGCGCACCGCGCCCATTGCCGCCGCCAAATATGCGAGCGGCAAGGGCGTCGTTCTTGAAGCCGATCCCGCCGGCCATTTCTTCGGCACGTTTCGCATCAACGGGCGCGCGGAAAGGGGGCTTGTCGACACCGGGGCAAGCACGATTGCGATCAACACTTCGGCCGCCCGTCGCTTCGGCGTTTCCGTCGGCAGCCTCGCTTTCAGTGCGCGGGCGCAGACAGCCAACGGCATTGTCGAGGCTGCCTATGTCCGTCTGGATCGCGTCGAGATCGGCGGCATCACGCTCAAGGATGTCGATGCCATGGTCCTTCCCGACAAGGCGCTTTCCGGCATGCTCGTCGGCATGAGCTTCCTGAGCCGGCTATCGTCCTACCGCGTCGAGAATGGAGCGCTGCATCTCGTCAGGTGA
- the upp gene encoding uracil phosphoribosyltransferase — protein MDGVTVIDHPLVQHKLTIMRKKETSTAGFRRLLREISTLLCYEVTRDLELTMERIETPLMEIDAPILEGKKLVFASILRAGNGLLEGMLELVPSARVSHIGVYRDHETLQPVEYYFKAPDSLAERLVIVVDPMLATGNSSIAAIDKLKERGAKNIRFLCLLAAPEGIRNFQSAHPDVAIFTAAIDSHLNEKGYIVPGLGDAGDRMYGTK, from the coding sequence ATGGACGGCGTCACAGTGATCGATCATCCGCTTGTGCAGCACAAGCTGACCATCATGCGCAAGAAGGAAACGTCGACGGCAGGCTTTCGCAGGCTGCTTAGGGAAATCTCGACGCTGCTCTGCTACGAGGTGACACGCGACCTCGAACTCACCATGGAGCGCATCGAAACGCCGTTGATGGAGATCGACGCACCCATTCTCGAAGGCAAGAAGCTCGTCTTCGCATCGATCCTGCGCGCGGGCAACGGGCTGCTCGAAGGCATGCTTGAACTCGTGCCTTCGGCGCGCGTCTCGCATATCGGCGTCTATCGCGACCACGAGACGCTGCAGCCGGTCGAATATTATTTCAAGGCGCCGGACAGCCTGGCGGAGCGTCTCGTCATCGTCGTCGACCCGATGCTCGCCACCGGCAATTCCTCGATTGCCGCCATCGACAAGCTGAAGGAACGAGGCGCGAAGAACATCCGCTTCCTCTGCCTGCTCGCGGCGCCGGAAGGTATCCGCAACTTTCAGTCCGCCCATCCGGATGTGGCGATCTTCACGGCGGCGATCGACAGCCACCTCAATGAAAAGGGCTATATCGTGCCCGGCTTGGGGGATGCGGGCGACCGCATGTACGGGACAAAATAG
- a CDS encoding adenosine deaminase produces the protein MTLHLKKAELHCHIEGATPPELALRQARKYGVDTSAIIRDKAYVWDDFTSFVRCYDAVASLFRTEGDYALLAEAYLTELAEAGTIYSEIIVSPDHGNTVGLGADAYIEGLAAGMDAARAKTGIESRMLITGIRHLGPEAVIRTAEYAARLRHPLVTGFNLAGEERMHSVAEFARAFDIVRDADLGLTIHAGELSGAFSVRDALDHVRPARISHGVRAIEDEDLVKRLADEGVVLEVCPGSNISLKVFPDFASHPLKALYTAGVRVTLNSDDPPFFHTSLAQEYDIASTVMGFEDSEINGMTRTAIEAAFVDEATRQRLLATL, from the coding sequence TTGACCCTCCATCTGAAGAAAGCCGAACTGCATTGCCATATCGAGGGCGCGACGCCGCCGGAACTCGCGCTGAGGCAAGCCAGGAAATACGGGGTCGACACCAGCGCGATCATCCGTGACAAGGCCTATGTCTGGGACGATTTCACCAGTTTCGTCAGGTGCTACGATGCCGTCGCGTCGCTGTTCCGGACAGAAGGCGACTACGCGCTTCTCGCCGAGGCCTATCTGACCGAGCTCGCCGAAGCGGGCACGATCTACAGCGAGATCATCGTTTCGCCGGACCACGGCAACACGGTCGGCCTCGGCGCCGACGCCTACATCGAAGGTCTTGCCGCCGGCATGGATGCGGCAAGGGCAAAGACGGGCATCGAATCGCGCATGCTGATCACCGGCATTCGCCACTTGGGGCCGGAGGCTGTGATCAGGACCGCGGAATATGCGGCCAGGCTGCGGCATCCGCTCGTCACCGGCTTCAACCTCGCGGGCGAGGAAAGAATGCACAGCGTTGCCGAATTTGCGCGCGCCTTCGATATCGTCCGCGATGCAGACCTCGGGCTCACGATCCACGCGGGCGAACTTTCCGGCGCTTTCAGCGTGCGCGATGCATTGGATCACGTGCGGCCAGCCCGGATCAGCCATGGTGTGCGGGCGATCGAGGACGAAGATCTTGTAAAGCGGCTGGCCGACGAAGGCGTCGTTCTTGAAGTCTGCCCCGGCTCCAACATTTCGCTCAAGGTCTTTCCAGACTTTGCATCGCATCCTCTCAAGGCGTTGTACACTGCCGGTGTGCGCGTCACGCTCAACTCCGACGATCCGCCGTTCTTCCACACGTCGCTGGCGCAGGAATACGACATCGCATCGACGGTCATGGGTTTCGAGGACAGCGAGATAAACGGGATGACGAGGACGGCGATCGAGGCCGCCTTCGTCGACGAGGCGACAAGACAGAGGCTGCTCGCCACTCTCTGA
- a CDS encoding phosphopentomutase: MARAFLFVLDSFGIGGAPDADAFGDLGADTLGHIAEFCAAGAGDRAGLREGPLQLPNMSALGLMHSAKLATGRLPAGMPLPERVYGVYGAASETSRGKDTPSGHWEIAGTPVMFDWGYFPSEGDAFPAELVEAICREGNIPGILGNCHASGTEIIARFGEEHRRSGKPICYTSSDSVFQIAAHEQSFGLDRLLELCQVVRRLVDDYNIGRVIARPFVGDSPQNFTRTGNRRDYSVLPPEPTVLDRLKEAGRKVHAVGKIGDIFAHQGVTKLTKANGNMALFDASLAAIEEAEDGDLVFTNFVDFDMLYGHRRDVPGYAAALEAFDARLPDLDRRLKPGDIVILTADHGCDPTWRGTDHTRERVPVLMFGPSLRSRSFGVANTFAHIGETVARHLGIAPGPHGRSLI, translated from the coding sequence ATGGCGCGTGCATTCCTTTTCGTACTCGATTCCTTCGGCATCGGCGGTGCGCCGGATGCGGACGCTTTCGGCGACCTCGGAGCTGACACGCTAGGCCACATCGCCGAATTTTGCGCTGCCGGCGCCGGTGATCGCGCGGGCCTGCGCGAAGGGCCGCTGCAACTGCCGAATATGTCCGCGCTCGGGCTGATGCATTCCGCGAAACTCGCAACCGGGCGCCTGCCCGCCGGCATGCCGCTGCCGGAGCGGGTATACGGCGTCTATGGCGCCGCCAGCGAAACCTCGCGCGGCAAGGACACGCCATCCGGCCATTGGGAAATCGCCGGCACGCCGGTGATGTTCGACTGGGGTTATTTCCCTTCGGAGGGAGACGCCTTTCCCGCCGAACTCGTCGAGGCGATCTGCCGCGAGGGCAATATTCCCGGCATACTCGGCAACTGCCATGCCTCCGGCACCGAGATCATCGCCCGGTTCGGCGAGGAGCATCGGCGGAGCGGAAAACCGATCTGTTACACCTCGTCCGATTCCGTCTTCCAGATCGCCGCGCATGAACAGAGCTTCGGGCTCGATCGGTTGCTGGAGCTATGTCAGGTGGTCCGCCGCCTTGTCGACGACTACAATATCGGCCGCGTCATCGCCCGGCCGTTCGTCGGCGACAGTCCGCAGAATTTCACGCGCACCGGCAATCGCCGCGACTATTCGGTGCTGCCGCCGGAACCGACGGTTCTCGACCGCCTGAAAGAGGCCGGACGCAAGGTCCACGCCGTCGGCAAGATCGGCGATATCTTCGCGCATCAGGGCGTGACGAAGCTGACCAAAGCCAATGGAAACATGGCGCTTTTCGATGCAAGCCTCGCGGCGATCGAGGAGGCCGAAGACGGCGATCTCGTCTTCACCAACTTCGTGGATTTCGACATGCTCTATGGTCATCGCCGCGACGTGCCGGGTTACGCCGCCGCGCTCGAAGCCTTCGATGCGCGCCTGCCGGACCTCGACCGTCGCCTCAAGCCCGGCGATATTGTCATCCTGACCGCCGATCATGGTTGCGATCCGACCTGGCGGGGAACCGACCACACGCGCGAACGCGTGCCGGTGCTGATGTTCGGTCCCTCGTTGCGCAGCCGCTCCTTCGGTGTTGCAAACACATTCGCGCATATCGGCGAGACCGTTGCCAGGCACCTTGGCATCGCGCCAGGCCCGCATGGGAGAAGCCTCATTTGA
- a CDS encoding TadE/TadG family type IV pilus assembly protein, whose protein sequence is MGRFPGFSLARRALNPLHRLMIDRRGVGAVEFAIVAPLLIAAYIGAFELSLGFSVARKVARASSAVSDIVSQEQDVDKAFLDDMKNVAKNILVPYDSSDYDLKITGIEVTGTTEGKVVWSRGWSDASESATVPYAVNSVTTVPADLDAVNAFVIRTELIVNHQLTLFGPEAGGTIPLSKTSYYRQRFGDTIKCTDC, encoded by the coding sequence ATGGGACGCTTTCCTGGATTCTCGCTTGCTCGGCGCGCTCTGAACCCGCTCCACCGCCTGATGATCGACCGGCGCGGCGTCGGCGCCGTGGAATTCGCCATCGTCGCCCCGCTCCTGATCGCCGCCTATATCGGAGCATTCGAGCTTTCGCTCGGATTCTCCGTTGCACGTAAGGTTGCGCGCGCGTCGAGCGCGGTGAGCGACATCGTTTCCCAGGAGCAGGATGTCGACAAGGCTTTCCTGGACGACATGAAGAACGTCGCAAAGAATATTCTCGTGCCCTACGACAGTTCCGACTACGACCTGAAAATTACCGGCATCGAGGTTACCGGAACGACGGAAGGCAAAGTTGTCTGGTCCCGCGGCTGGTCGGACGCGAGCGAGAGCGCGACGGTGCCTTACGCGGTCAATTCGGTCACGACCGTTCCTGCGGACCTGGATGCGGTGAACGCATTCGTGATTCGCACGGAACTGATCGTCAATCACCAGCTTACGCTTTTTGGGCCGGAGGCCGGAGGCACAATCCCGCTCTCCAAGACGTCCTATTATCGCCAACGCTTTGGCGACACGATCAAATGCACGGACTGCTGA
- a CDS encoding TadE/TadG family type IV pilus assembly protein, with protein MATERKASSLRNRAPRGLFGRLLGDRGGATAMEFALLALPFCVIIFASIETFVAFAGEQLLANATDTLARKIRTGEITFNQGKPTDMTQAQFRQAFCDEIAIMMTCSATEVAQPAKLYLDVRNIADLSNFPDAVPRSGSDLDTSGFLFAPGGPRDFTMVRAYYRWEVMTDLVRPLVTKLRPAGDSMPRDYLMVATATFLNEDY; from the coding sequence ATGGCGACTGAGCGAAAGGCATCATCTTTGCGGAACCGCGCGCCGCGCGGCCTATTTGGTCGTCTGCTTGGCGATCGTGGGGGTGCGACGGCGATGGAGTTCGCGCTCCTGGCTCTCCCCTTCTGCGTGATCATCTTCGCATCGATCGAAACCTTCGTCGCCTTTGCCGGCGAACAACTGCTCGCCAACGCGACGGATACGCTGGCGCGGAAAATCCGCACCGGCGAAATCACGTTCAACCAGGGCAAACCGACTGACATGACCCAGGCACAGTTCCGCCAGGCCTTCTGCGATGAGATCGCCATCATGATGACGTGCTCAGCGACGGAGGTGGCGCAGCCGGCAAAGCTCTACCTCGATGTCCGTAACATCGCTGACCTGAGCAATTTTCCGGATGCGGTGCCAAGATCAGGCTCCGATCTCGACACCAGCGGCTTTCTGTTTGCCCCTGGAGGCCCTCGGGATTTCACCATGGTGCGTGCTTACTACCGCTGGGAAGTAATGACCGACCTCGTCCGCCCCCTCGTCACCAAGTTGCGGCCCGCCGGCGACAGTATGCCGCGTGATTATCTGATGGTCGCAACAGCAACGTTCCTCAACGAAGACTATTGA
- a CDS encoding pilus assembly protein N-terminal domain-containing protein yields the protein MDTLLPHKWIATLTFGAALVAVFAPVATHAQEQMMRVYMDHARVLKLDRPVSKVIIGNSEVADATVADSKTIVLTGRNFGTTNLVILDQDGNAIVDERILVSIDEGNTVRVYKQTSRTVLSCTPNCERHAERQGSAARTN from the coding sequence ATGGACACGCTCCTCCCGCACAAGTGGATCGCCACGCTCACATTCGGCGCCGCGCTCGTCGCCGTGTTCGCGCCGGTCGCCACGCACGCTCAGGAACAGATGATGCGCGTTTATATGGATCACGCGCGCGTGCTGAAGCTCGACCGCCCGGTGAGCAAGGTGATCATCGGCAATTCGGAAGTCGCCGATGCGACGGTCGCGGACTCGAAGACGATCGTGCTGACGGGGCGCAACTTCGGCACAACCAATCTCGTGATCCTCGACCAGGACGGAAACGCGATCGTCGACGAACGCATCCTGGTTTCGATCGACGAAGGCAATACCGTGCGTGTCTACAAGCAGACTTCGCGCACGGTCCTTTCCTGCACGCCAAACTGCGAGCGGCACGCCGAGCGTCAAGGATCGGCGGCACGCACAAACTAG
- a CDS encoding Flp family type IVb pilin, translated as MKTIFARLLKDESGATAIEYGLIAALISVALITGATSLGTSLNSQFQNLSTFLSVDAAP; from the coding sequence ATGAAGACGATTTTCGCACGCCTGCTGAAGGACGAGTCCGGTGCAACCGCCATCGAATACGGCCTGATCGCAGCCTTGATCTCCGTAGCATTGATCACCGGCGCTACCTCGCTTGGGACCAGCCTGAACAGCCAGTTTCAGAACCTGAGCACGTTCCTCAGCGTCGACGCAGCCCCGTAA